A single region of the Lysinibacillus sp. FSL W8-0992 genome encodes:
- a CDS encoding helix-turn-helix domain-containing protein, translated as MRFNYNRLKAERIAKGLTIQEMADELGVSKGTYSKKENGKLPVTVDDFSVISSKLGITCEKINIFFTHNVANSETSNDFVLN; from the coding sequence ATGAGATTTAATTACAATAGATTAAAAGCTGAACGCATTGCAAAAGGTTTAACGATTCAAGAAATGGCAGATGAATTAGGCGTTTCAAAAGGTACTTATTCCAAGAAAGAGAACGGAAAGCTACCTGTTACTGTAGATGATTTTTCGGTGATTTCTAGTAAATTAGGCATCACATGCGAGAAAATTAACATTTTTTTTACCCATAATGTTGCCAATTCGGAAACAAGTAATGATTTTGTTTTAAATTAG
- a CDS encoding LexA family protein: MRDSLEVAKYIQKTLDAINMKPIELANRIGVDRSTVTRYLNGTRKISMDDLPKIAGALGLTPIDILVEKDDLPNNVTPIQPKFIKIPILGKIACGAPILAEQNIESFTYEIDDSLPQGNLFSLIANGDSMEPTIPNGSRVLIREQSDIESGELAAVLVNGDTEATLKRVKKQGDIAFLMPDNPKYEPIIVDELNPARIIGKVIRVVRDFI; the protein is encoded by the coding sequence GTGAGAGATTCGCTAGAAGTCGCTAAGTACATTCAAAAAACATTAGATGCAATCAATATGAAACCAATAGAGTTAGCTAATAGGATCGGTGTAGATAGAAGTACAGTAACGAGATATTTAAACGGAACCAGGAAAATATCGATGGATGATCTTCCAAAAATCGCAGGTGCGTTAGGGTTAACTCCTATAGACATATTAGTTGAGAAGGATGATTTACCTAATAACGTAACACCTATTCAACCGAAATTCATTAAAATACCAATACTAGGAAAAATAGCTTGTGGAGCACCTATTTTAGCAGAGCAAAATATAGAAAGCTTTACATATGAAATTGATGATTCATTGCCTCAAGGGAATTTATTCTCATTGATTGCTAATGGTGATAGTATGGAGCCGACAATCCCGAACGGATCAAGAGTGTTAATAAGAGAACAAAGTGATATAGAAAGTGGAGAGCTTGCTGCAGTCCTTGTTAATGGAGATACAGAAGCTACTTTAAAAAGAGTAAAAAAGCAAGGCGATATTGCTTTCTTAATGCCAGATAATCCGAAATATGAGCCAATCATTGTTGATGAGTTAAATCCAGCTAGGATAATAGGCAAAGTAATACGAGTGGTTAGAGATTTTATTTAA